The nucleotide window TGGCTTCAAAGGTGGCGGCCCACATGGCCGAAGAGGCGATCATGCCGAGCCCGATGAATTGCAGGTAGCTCACCCCTTCGACCTCCTGCACCAGGTTGCCGAGGCCAAATCCCATGGCCACCAGGTACAAAAAGGGTTCGATAAAATTGAACATCAGGTTGGTCATCCAGGTCTTCTTCAACAGGTGGAGGTGGCGGCGAAAGACCCGCCATGCGTTAATCGTCATGACCCAGGCTCCCTCCCGTCAGGGTGAGGTAGACGTCTTCCAAGTTGCTGGGGCGATGGATGCAGCGGCGCGGATTGAGTCCCAGCGCCGGGAGTTGCTCCCACAGCCGGTCGCCCTCGGCTGTGAACAAAAAAGTCATCTCGCTGTGGATGACCGGTTGAGCGCCCAGTCGCTCCGCCGCTGCGGCCAAGCCCTCCGGCAAGGCGTCGGCGGGGATGTTGACCTGGATGACCTCCGGGGGGATGTAGGTCTGCACAAGCCAAGCCGGCGCCCCTTCCGCCAAGATGCGCCCCTGATTGATGATCACCAACCGGTCACAGAGTTGACTGGCTTCCTCCATGTAATGGGTCGTCAGGAGCAGTGTGATGCCGCGCTCCTTAAGTTGGCGCAGTTTCTGCCAGACCAGGTGGCGCGCCGCCGGATCGAGTCCTGTCGTGGGCTCGTCGAGGACGACAATCTTCGGGTCATTGACAAGGGCGCGGGCGATGACAAGGCGGCGTTTGAGCCCGCCCGAAAGGCTCTCCACAGGGGCGTCGGCCTTCTCGTCAAGCGCCATGAAATTCAACAAATCCCTCGTCCGCTCCGCCGCCTGGCTAGCGGATATCCCATAGAAAGAAGCGTGGACAAGCAGATTTTCCCGAACCGTCAGGTCGGGATCCAGGTTGTCCTCCTGGGGGACGATGCCGAGGTGGGCCTTCAACGCGGGCGGCGTGAGCGTCACCCTTTGCCCCATCACGATCAGTTCCCCCGCATCAACGCGGGACAGGCCATACAGCATGCGCATCGTGGTGCTCTTGCCGGCGCCATTGGGACCAAGGAAGCCAAAACACTCGCCTTCCTGGATGCAAAAAGAGATGCCGTTGACGGCGGTAAAATCGCCGTAGCGCTTGACCAGGTTCTTCGCTTCAATGATCCCTTTCACAGGCGCCCCTTCTTCTCGTTTCTTCCTATGTGATCGCACTCGTGGGATAACACTCTCCAGTATAGACACGAAAAGGCCAAACATCAAATTCGGCATTTTCCTCTTTACAGATTTTTACGAGAGGAGTAAAATACGCCCATTGGCGTTACTACGTTCGTAGTTACTAGGTAATGGAGGTATTCTGACGGAGGTATTCCCATGATCGATGAAAAGCTGGTTTCGCTGTTGCAAGCCCTGGGCTTCTCCCGCTACGAAGGGCTCGCTTATCTGGCCCTGCTGAAAAAGCATCCGGCGACCGGTTATGAGATCAGCCGATTGTCCGGTGTGCCCCACCCGAAAATTTACGAGACGATGCCTCGTCTGCTGGAAAAGCAGGCTGTCCTCTTACTACCTGGAGAACCAGCGCGCTACCGGCCCCAGCCGCCAGAGACGGTATTAGATCATCTCCGGCAATCCTTTCTGGCCGACCTGGCGCGGGCGCAGATGGCCCTTGAACGCTGGGAAATCACCACTCCCCCGCCGAGCCCCGCCTTGTTGACCTCTGGGGAAGAGATCCTCAAAGAAGCGGAGACGCTCCTGCTTACCGCAGAAAAACGGGTTTGGATACAAGGGCCCGCCTCATTTCTCCAGCCCCTCGACGGGACACTCGCTCATCGCCGTCGTTTGGGTTACCCTTTTGAAATCCATCACTCCCCGGGGGAACAGGTGCTCCTCTGGGCGGAAGAGGGCCCCGTCATCACCGCCTCCTGGTCAGATTCCCCGAGCGGGATGTGCGGTAGCCATAGCGCTTTGCAGGCCTTGGCCCGTCAAGCCTTTCCTACCGCCGCTGCCCTGAAGCCAACGCTGCCTTCAAAACATCCGGCGCCACCCCCAGACCCCATCGACCTCTTTGCCCATCCCTTGCGCCGGCTCCAGTAGATCCCACAGTAGAACCTGCTGTAGATTCTGCAATAGCCCCTGCGCTTGCCCCTAACAACAGCCCCTCCGGTAGCGCCGATAGGGAATCGCTATCGAAGCGCCCTGTCTCCCCAATCAGAAAGGAGTGCCCACAATGCCCTTCTCCTACGCCGAGCGGATGCAATCGGTAAAAGCATCGGCAATCCGTGAAATCCTGAAGGTGACCCAGGCCCCGGACATCCTTTCTTTTGCCGGCGGTCTGCCCGAGCCCGCGCTCTTTCCCGTTGACGCAGTCAAGGAAGCCACACAAAAGATCCTTGACCGGGATTCCCACAGGGTCTTGCAATACAGCCCGACAGAGGGATGGCCAGCCTTAAAGACCTATATCGCCGAGCAC belongs to Heliomicrobium gestii and includes:
- a CDS encoding ABC transporter ATP-binding protein: MKGIIEAKNLVKRYGDFTAVNGISFCIQEGECFGFLGPNGAGKSTTMRMLYGLSRVDAGELIVMGQRVTLTPPALKAHLGIVPQEDNLDPDLTVRENLLVHASFYGISASQAAERTRDLLNFMALDEKADAPVESLSGGLKRRLVIARALVNDPKIVVLDEPTTGLDPAARHLVWQKLRQLKERGITLLLTTHYMEEASQLCDRLVIINQGRILAEGAPAWLVQTYIPPEVIQVNIPADALPEGLAAAAERLGAQPVIHSEMTFLFTAEGDRLWEQLPALGLNPRRCIHRPSNLEDVYLTLTGGSLGHDD
- a CDS encoding TrmB family transcriptional regulator: MIDEKLVSLLQALGFSRYEGLAYLALLKKHPATGYEISRLSGVPHPKIYETMPRLLEKQAVLLLPGEPARYRPQPPETVLDHLRQSFLADLARAQMALERWEITTPPPSPALLTSGEEILKEAETLLLTAEKRVWIQGPASFLQPLDGTLAHRRRLGYPFEIHHSPGEQVLLWAEEGPVITASWSDSPSGMCGSHSALQALARQAFPTAAALKPTLPSKHPAPPPDPIDLFAHPLRRLQ